The DNA region AGGAGGATCAGCAGTTTGAGACCTATCTGGGTTAGTGAGTTTCAGGCCAACCTAGGCTACATATTGAGGACCCATCTCAGaaaccaaaaaaaagtcaggacATCAATGGAAGGCCAGAGACACGTCTGAACATAGATATGTAATGTTAGAATAGTCTCCTTAAGAAACATATATGATATGGGTGCTTCATTTCTCATTAGCTATTTGGGGCTTCCAGATTCTCTGATGCTATTCCTTCTGACTGGAgagctctcttctcccttccattACCTGAAggattcctttttgcttttgaaatcacagaaaaagaactaTATCCTCCAAGATATCCAGAATCCTTGAACTGGATTAAACCTCAAGTCTTGGGCTTGCACAACAAATAGGACTCATCACTGTTGATGCACACTGACTATGATACACTGAGGTTCTCTTGCCTGGACTGTGAGCTCCTCCACTGTGTCCACAGAGCACAACAGAGGTGATCTATCAATATGCATAAAGCTGAAATGAGCTTGTAACCACTAAAGAAGCAACTAAACTCTCTAGCCATGTTGCTCTGTATTCTCCTGTGCACATTTGTTTGTTCCTTCATGTAGTTCATTCAAtggatatttattgagcacctactaagtGATGGGCATTGTCTGAGAAGAGTAGCCAATGAGGAAGGAAAAAGCTTGGAAACCAAGCGAAGAAGGAGCTGCAAggcacagatgatcaactgtatGAAAGGCTCCCAGAGGTCATGGAAGATGAGGTCTGAGACTTGACTGTTGGTATAATGGTATGAAAACAATCAGTGATTGCAGCACTTTTGCTGAAATGGTTTGAGAGGGGAAACACAGATTTGGCAGAGGGCCActtagctcatatctgtaatcctaagtactcaggaagctgaaatcaggaggaccaaagtttgaagccagcccaggcagaaaagttcactagactgcatctccaaaatagccaacaaaaacagggctggaagtatggctcaagtgatagaacactaggagaacaagtgcaaggtcctgagttcaaaccctgataccaaAACaacccccaggggctgggaatatggcctagtggtaagagtgcttgcctcgtatacatgaggccctgggttcgattcctcagcaccacatatacagaaaatggacagaagtggcactgtgactcaagtggcagagtgctagccttaagcaaaaagaagccaggggcagtgctcaggccctgagttcaagccccaggactggccaaaaaaaaaaaaaaaaaccccaaaacatgttttaaataaaatacagattgGGTTATTTAAGAAATAGACTGAAGCACTGGAGGAGAGATGACTAAAGAAAGCCGCtgtgtatatatctgtatatatctgTTTTAAGCAGTTTTTCTGCAGTgttaagaggctgaggcaggaagatcacatgATCAAGGTCAGTCTGGAATACATAAGACCCTAGCTcaaatcaacaaacaaaaataataataaagggaagtaaataaatatatggtgttttcttttgctatgcaaagtaatttttatttgcatGCAATAAATATATCTATCCTTTCTTTCAAACAGCTGAGTTTCCTATTTTGAGTAGAAATGCAATGTCTGTCAGCAACTGGTGATAGAAATTTTTCACAGCACATTACTTCTGTCTTTTCTGAGACCTTCTCTATCTTGGGGGTTTGAAGGGTCACCCTCCTGGTGTCAAAGGCTGCTCGGGGTTGGTTTTACTTTTCAGAAACCCCAAAACCTTACTGCTGATTTGTAAGCAGTCTTCACATTCACAACAGATCACAACCTCCACTCAAGCCACACGACTGAGAGCAAGCCTTCATGTGGCCCCCATTCTTCCTCCATggctcccaccaccaccacccatatACACAGAGGCAGGCTCCCATAGGCAGAATGTAAAAAGACCACAAGACCACATGTATTAGGACTGTGAGGTGAGGAGACAACAGATCCTCAAAGACACATTTAAGAGGCAGCAACAAGCAGGACCATGtctaccctcccccacccccaactccccaCAATCTTCTTCCCCCTGGGACATGACCACCCTACACACTCAGGCCCAAACAGGAGACTACTGCACAGCAAGACAAATCATTTCTCATAGAGCTCTATTGTGGCATATAATAATAGGTACTctatataaattaaattaaaaataaagctccAGCAGGTTGCACAGGTTGGCTGTTAATAAATATATCTCTGGGTAATTGTGCCCCAAGACCAGCTCACGACCACTCTCCCTCATCCAGAGaattatacaaaaataaatacaggctCGAGGGCATGGGTGGGGGGAAGAAGGACATGCCTGGTTCCATTCTAAAAGTTCTCACTCGTTCCATCCACCATCCCTGGAGAACTCCAAGACAGGAAAGGGAAGGCCCCTCTCCAGTCAACCACTCTTGGAAGCAGAGGACCAAGGTCCTTCACTGCACAGGCCATGGCATATATGTCATCTCAACCCTCTGGGGGTGGTGGAGGGACTGACCCTTCCCAGACCCCAGAGAGCAGGGGGACTGTAAGGGGGGAGCCTGTTATTGCTGATCCCACAAGCAACCCCTACGAGAACCAGGCCagagtcaggcacagcgcaagcaCCAGGAGGGACATACCACTGTTCAGAGCCACAGGGACTACCACCAGCCCAGCCAGGACTCCCAGAGTCTGGGTTAAGGGGCCCCGGAGCTGAGAAGACAATCCACACCCACATTCTGCAGGGGCTTCTGGGGTGGGAGACCTCTTTGGGGACTCAAGATTTGGGCCTGCACCTTCTTCATCCTGGGAGATTGCCACACTAGAAAGACAGACATCAGCCCCCACGGGACACAGAGGGGTGGAATTCTGCTCCTGCAGAAGGACTGGAACAGCTGGCTCCTTGCCAGACATTGCAACTGAGCTACCTGCCCACTCAGTGGTGACCTCCATCCGGGCCTCTGTCCCGGCCTCCCCTGAAGACATGGTCTCCCCACCTACGACTCTATTTGTGTATAAAGAGTTGATGTCCTTGGCCATCCCTTTCTCTGGATCCCCAGGGAATGGACCTTCTGTACCCAACACCACAGAGCTGTCACATACAGAGGCTTCTGCCCATGGGAACCACACATCTCCCATAGTGGCTACCATAGAACGGGCCCCAGAGAGGATTTCCGGAGGCGATTCCTTGGGGCTGTCTTCTTCAGGACTGGAGGGAGTGATGGCAagcccctcctcaccctccccatCATCATCAGGGTCCTCAGTGTCCTTGATAAGCTCCACACCACGCCCCAGTCGTGCATAGTGCAAAGTAATCTCCTCGGCCAGGGCACTGTTCAGGGCCCGCTCGGGGCCAGGCCACTTTAAGATCAGGTCTCGGTCCGTGAGTATGCCCAGGGGATGGCTAGGGGATAGCCCCCCATCTGTAGggccctccccgccaccccctgcCACACCTGCAGCCACAGCAGCCCGCAAGCGGCTCAGGTGGGACAGATAGAGCTGTTCCAGCTCCTGATCAATGGTATCTTCGCCAAGCAGCTCCTCCAACCCACTCAGGACCTCCAGACCCCCAGTAGGTTCATCCATAATAGCCCCCGCCATGTGGTCCTTTCGACCCCCTCCACTCTCATTTGACACATCCCAAGAGGCCTCCACCTGTTGGTGGCTAGGCTCCAAGAAAGGCCCAGTGGCCACTTCACTTGCATCAGGCCCAGAGGCTTGATCTCTTGGGGAGCCAGCCAGGCTACAGAAAGGAGTGGAGGGAGGTATCCTGATGGCTGGTGCCTGGAGGACCTCTGTAAAAATCACTGGCGGATTGCTTCTGTTGATGGCACCTTCTTCTGAGGGGTTGCCAGTTCCTGTAACTTCAGAAACCTGGAGCCATGGTGGGGTGAGATGAGAAGCAAAAGGGAACAAGTTAGAGGAAGGATGAGACAAGAAGAGATAGTAGAAATTGATAAGAGCCACACCCAGTCTCATAGAGGTTTCCAGATAAACACAACTAAAAGCACCCTCTGTAAGGCTCTAAACTCCAAAGCCTCTGTCATCTATATTACAATAGCAAAATCATCCCTGTACTGGTAggtcacatctgtattcctaactactcatgaggctgagatctgaggatcacagttcaaagccaactcaggcaggaaagtccatgtgattcttacttccaattaaccaccaaaaagcaggaagtggagc from Perognathus longimembris pacificus isolate PPM17 chromosome 28, ASM2315922v1, whole genome shotgun sequence includes:
- the Ppp1r3f gene encoding protein phosphatase 1 regulatory subunit 3F isoform X1; this translates as MARTAPVEPPLRHPAPPSPAAGEPRASVEATVAPRRVLFADEALGLPLAQLRRYRPWGGPGAGKMAAAAGQDGGSGGADEDDDGEDGDEGEEEEEACPDPSPPCPVPAGGGFYLVPTFSLPPAPGRLERLGRVMVELEALLPPPGAVPGGAGVWVPGGRPPVLRGLVRVLNRSFEKAVHVRASHDGWATFCDHPARYVPRSAPGAGAGGPGAGDHILDPGLDLGPGQASTSSPDDGGRTDRFAFQLPFAEGAGDGARLDFVVRYETPEGTFWANNHGRNYTVLLRIAPAPTPTDAEGLTQQPQLQQLEPQTECQGPVEAEARQLKSCMKPVRRRPYEEELRMKNMDDNTSATECLDVQERVGPLVAPTPLRPWPQMTLQVSEVTGTGNPSEEGAINRSNPPVIFTEVLQAPAIRIPPSTPFCSLAGSPRDQASGPDASEVATGPFLEPSHQQVEASWDVSNESGGGRKDHMAGAIMDEPTGGLEVLSGLEELLGEDTIDQELEQLYLSHLSRLRAAVAAGVAGGGGEGPTDGGLSPSHPLGILTDRDLILKWPGPERALNSALAEEITLHYARLGRGVELIKDTEDPDDDGEGEEGLAITPSSPEEDSPKESPPEILSGARSMVATMGDVWFPWAEASVCDSSVVLGTEGPFPGDPEKGMAKDINSLYTNRVVGGETMSSGEAGTEARMEVTTEWAGSSVAMSGKEPAVPVLLQEQNSTPLCPVGADVCLSSVAISQDEEGAGPNLESPKRSPTPEAPAECGCGLSSQLRGPLTQTLGVLAGLVVVPVALNSGMSLLVLALCLTLAWFS
- the Ppp1r3f gene encoding protein phosphatase 1 regulatory subunit 3F isoform X2, with the translated sequence MKNMDDNTSATECLDVQERVGPLVAPTPLRPWPQMTLQVSEVTGTGNPSEEGAINRSNPPVIFTEVLQAPAIRIPPSTPFCSLAGSPRDQASGPDASEVATGPFLEPSHQQVEASWDVSNESGGGRKDHMAGAIMDEPTGGLEVLSGLEELLGEDTIDQELEQLYLSHLSRLRAAVAAGVAGGGGEGPTDGGLSPSHPLGILTDRDLILKWPGPERALNSALAEEITLHYARLGRGVELIKDTEDPDDDGEGEEGLAITPSSPEEDSPKESPPEILSGARSMVATMGDVWFPWAEASVCDSSVVLGTEGPFPGDPEKGMAKDINSLYTNRVVGGETMSSGEAGTEARMEVTTEWAGSSVAMSGKEPAVPVLLQEQNSTPLCPVGADVCLSSVAISQDEEGAGPNLESPKRSPTPEAPAECGCGLSSQLRGPLTQTLGVLAGLVVVPVALNSGMSLLVLALCLTLAWFS